One Micromonospora eburnea genomic region harbors:
- a CDS encoding LytR C-terminal domain-containing protein, producing the protein MRALVVVGLLAVLALVFVVVAIVRDTQSNAGTGKGCPKGWPLADVALHEPKEVKINVYNATDEPGRAGSVADDFRNRKFQVAKVGNATSGFDGVAVLRFGPKGVGGAHLLRAYFLDNAERQFDINRKDDAVDVVLGNSFQQLATTTEVNQSLGDLGSPVAPAGTCPAPSDK; encoded by the coding sequence GTGCGGGCACTCGTTGTCGTCGGTCTGCTGGCGGTCCTCGCCCTGGTCTTCGTGGTCGTCGCGATCGTCCGCGACACCCAGAGCAACGCGGGCACGGGGAAGGGCTGCCCCAAGGGCTGGCCCCTGGCCGACGTCGCGCTGCACGAGCCGAAGGAAGTCAAGATCAACGTCTACAACGCCACCGACGAGCCCGGTCGGGCCGGCAGCGTGGCCGACGACTTCCGCAACCGCAAGTTCCAGGTCGCGAAGGTGGGCAACGCGACGAGCGGTTTCGACGGCGTCGCGGTGCTGCGCTTCGGCCCCAAGGGCGTCGGCGGCGCGCACCTGCTGCGCGCGTACTTCCTCGACAATGCCGAGCGGCAGTTCGACATCAACCGCAAGGACGACGCGGTCGACGTGGTCCTGGGCAACAGTTTCCAGCAGTTGGCCACCACCACCGAGGTCAACCAGTCCCTCGGCGACCTCGGCTCCCCGGTGGCTCCGGCCGGCACCTGCCCGGCACCCAGCGACAAGTAG
- a CDS encoding DUF4193 domain-containing protein: protein MATDYDAPRRDEVDLGEDSLEELKARRVDSQSGAVDVDEAEVAESFELPGADLADEELTVKVLPMQQDEFRCARCFLVHHRSQLAVERNGELICRECA, encoded by the coding sequence ATGGCCACCGACTACGACGCCCCGCGTCGCGACGAGGTCGACCTCGGCGAGGACAGCCTGGAAGAGCTCAAGGCCCGGCGGGTCGACTCACAGTCGGGTGCCGTGGATGTCGACGAGGCCGAGGTCGCCGAGAGTTTTGAGCTGCCTGGTGCCGACCTGGCCGACGAGGAGCTCACGGTCAAGGTGCTACCGATGCAGCAGGACGAGTTCCGGTGCGCTCGCTGCTTCCTGGTTCACCACCGCAGCCAGCTGGCGGTCGAGCGTAACGGCGAGCTGATCTGCCGCGAGTGCGCCTGA
- a CDS encoding DUF3093 domain-containing protein translates to MRQSSSSSAPASPVAVPPEYAERLRLPWWAWPAGLAAAGLLAAELWMGASGLRSWLPFVLLIPAAVVVLAWLGRIRVAVHDGELRVDDARLPVRHVADAVPLDTAGRREVLGVGSDPLAFVVQRPWIGGAVQVVLDDPADPTPFWVVSTRRPGELAAAILAARDAG, encoded by the coding sequence GTGCGCCAGTCGTCGTCCTCGTCCGCCCCGGCGTCGCCGGTGGCCGTCCCGCCGGAGTACGCGGAGCGGCTCCGGCTGCCCTGGTGGGCCTGGCCGGCCGGGCTCGCCGCCGCCGGGCTGCTCGCCGCCGAACTCTGGATGGGCGCCTCCGGGCTGCGGTCCTGGCTGCCGTTCGTGCTGCTGATCCCGGCGGCGGTGGTCGTGCTGGCCTGGCTGGGCCGGATCCGGGTCGCGGTCCACGACGGGGAGCTGCGGGTGGACGACGCCCGCCTCCCGGTGCGCCACGTGGCTGACGCGGTCCCGCTGGACACCGCCGGCCGGCGCGAGGTGCTCGGCGTCGGCTCCGATCCGCTCGCCTTCGTGGTGCAGCGCCCGTGGATCGGCGGCGCGGTGCAGGTGGTGCTCGACGACCCGGCTGATCCGACCCCGTTCTGGGTGGTGAGCACGCGCCGCCCGGGGGAGCTCGCCGCGGCGATCCTCGCCGCCCGCGACGCCGGCTGA
- the dut gene encoding dUTP diphosphatase, protein MTDVVPVPVRQLDPELPLPAYAHPGDAGADLVAAADVELPPGGRALVPTGVAIALPEGYVGLVHPRSGLAARLGVTVLNAPGTVDAGYRGEILVNLINHDRETPAKISRGDRIAQLVVQRVARAEFRPVAELPASRRGTGGHGSTGGHAGLVPAPADGHTEEVAG, encoded by the coding sequence GTGACAGACGTCGTACCCGTGCCCGTACGGCAGCTCGACCCGGAGCTGCCGCTGCCGGCGTACGCCCATCCCGGCGACGCCGGCGCGGACCTGGTGGCCGCCGCGGACGTGGAGCTGCCGCCGGGCGGCCGGGCCCTGGTGCCGACCGGAGTGGCCATCGCGCTGCCGGAGGGGTACGTCGGTCTGGTGCATCCCCGATCGGGGCTGGCGGCCAGGCTCGGCGTGACGGTGCTCAACGCGCCCGGTACGGTCGACGCCGGCTACCGAGGTGAGATCCTGGTCAACCTGATCAATCATGATCGGGAGACGCCGGCGAAGATCAGCCGGGGCGACCGGATCGCGCAGCTCGTCGTCCAGCGGGTCGCGCGGGCCGAGTTCCGGCCGGTGGCCGAGCTGCCCGCGTCCCGGCGCGGGACCGGCGGCCACGGGTCGACCGGCGGACACGCCGGGCTGGTCCCGGCACCGGCGGACGGGCACACGGAAGAGGTGGCAGGGTGA
- a CDS encoding DUF3710 domain-containing protein, producing the protein MIFSRKRADEARHARDERTTEVLDTEETGDPTPPARGPYDVSEAPDEPRLDLGSLQIPAVPEVEVRVQADPQGVIQQVVLVHGESALQLGVFAAPRSEGIWDEVREEIRQSLFNDGAAAQEVEGEYGTELRARVRTPDGLTDLRFVGVDGPRWMVRGVYQGGAATDPAAAGPLALCLSGLVVDRGQEAKPVREPLPLRLPREVAEQQAAEQQAAGQPPAPGQREA; encoded by the coding sequence GTGATCTTCTCCCGAAAGCGGGCCGACGAGGCGCGGCACGCGCGTGACGAGCGGACCACCGAGGTCCTCGACACCGAGGAGACCGGGGATCCGACCCCACCGGCGCGTGGCCCGTACGACGTCTCCGAGGCGCCCGACGAGCCCCGGCTCGACCTGGGCAGCCTCCAGATCCCGGCGGTGCCCGAGGTCGAGGTGCGGGTGCAGGCCGACCCGCAGGGCGTGATCCAGCAGGTCGTGCTGGTGCACGGCGAGAGCGCGTTGCAGCTCGGCGTCTTCGCGGCACCCCGCTCCGAGGGCATCTGGGACGAGGTGCGCGAGGAGATCCGGCAGTCGCTGTTCAACGACGGCGCCGCCGCCCAGGAGGTCGAGGGGGAGTACGGCACCGAGCTGCGCGCCCGGGTCCGCACCCCGGACGGCCTGACCGACCTGCGTTTCGTCGGCGTCGACGGCCCGCGCTGGATGGTGCGCGGGGTCTACCAGGGTGGCGCGGCCACCGACCCCGCCGCGGCCGGCCCGCTGGCGCTGTGCCTCAGCGGCCTGGTGGTCGACCGGGGGCAGGAGGCCAAGCCGGTCCGTGAGCCGCTGCCGCTGCGGCTGCCCCGCGAGGTGGCCGAGCAGCAGGCCGCCGAGCAGCAGGCCGCCGGGCAGCCGCCGGCACCCGGCCAGCGCGAGGCCTGA
- a CDS encoding OB-fold nucleic acid binding domain-containing protein, with translation MTTDESRLSLRRLLHRLTASEAEIEAQELRRESAESGGTPAHQCARGQVVSVTGRLRTVVYTPRTNLPTLEADLYDGSDVVTLVWLGRRHIAGIEPGRHLTARGRVAVRDDRKVIYNPYYELESPK, from the coding sequence ATGACGACCGACGAGAGCCGGCTGTCGCTGCGGCGTCTCCTGCATCGGCTCACCGCGAGCGAGGCCGAGATCGAGGCGCAGGAGCTGCGCCGGGAGAGCGCCGAGTCGGGTGGCACGCCGGCCCACCAGTGCGCACGGGGCCAGGTGGTCTCGGTCACCGGGCGGCTGCGCACGGTGGTCTACACGCCCCGGACCAACCTGCCCACCCTGGAGGCGGACCTCTACGACGGCAGCGACGTGGTCACCCTGGTCTGGCTGGGCCGGCGGCACATCGCCGGCATCGAGCCGGGCCGGCACCTCACCGCCCGTGGCCGGGTGGCCGTCCGGGACGACCGCAAGGTGATCTACAACCCGTACTACGAGCTGGAGTCGCCGAAGTGA
- a CDS encoding DUF3159 domain-containing protein, translating into MTTGQHPTAEPELGPEDEERLPSLAEQMADQLGGWRGLVESSIPVVVFVIANVVGELRPAVIASVAVALLIAGLRLAQRRPVRHAVNGLFGIAIGAAIAWRTGNERDFYLPGILYGIGYGLALLLSAAVRQPLVGWIWSVLVAKGKSEWRDDPRLVRTFTQLTVLWGVVWLAKVGVQAGLYLAHQDTALGVARLALGYPPYALLLLITIWTVRRVTRETAPTPLPGA; encoded by the coding sequence GTGACCACCGGACAGCACCCGACCGCCGAGCCGGAGCTCGGCCCGGAGGACGAGGAGCGGCTGCCCAGCCTCGCCGAGCAGATGGCCGACCAGCTCGGCGGCTGGCGGGGCCTGGTCGAGTCGAGCATCCCCGTGGTGGTCTTCGTGATCGCCAACGTGGTGGGCGAGCTGCGCCCCGCGGTGATCGCCTCGGTGGCCGTGGCGCTGCTGATCGCCGGGCTGCGACTGGCCCAGCGTCGGCCGGTCCGGCACGCGGTCAACGGCCTGTTCGGCATCGCCATCGGCGCCGCCATCGCCTGGCGTACCGGCAACGAGCGGGACTTCTATCTCCCCGGCATCCTCTACGGCATCGGCTACGGCCTGGCCCTGCTGCTGTCGGCCGCGGTGCGGCAGCCGCTGGTGGGCTGGATCTGGTCGGTGCTGGTGGCCAAGGGCAAGTCGGAGTGGCGGGACGATCCGCGGCTGGTACGCACCTTCACCCAGCTCACCGTGCTCTGGGGCGTGGTCTGGCTGGCCAAGGTGGGCGTGCAGGCCGGGCTCTACCTGGCCCACCAGGACACCGCGCTGGGCGTGGCCCGGCTCGCCCTGGGTTACCCGCCGTACGCGCTGCTGCTGTTGATCACCATCTGGACGGTGCGCCGGGTGACCCGGGAGACCGCGCCGACCCCGTTGCCGGGGGCCTGA
- a CDS encoding potassium channel family protein, which yields MRIAIAGAGNVGRSIAQELIDNGHQVMLIERQPKMLRPDRVPAAEWVLADACELASLEEANIAGCDVVVAATGDDKVNLVVSLLAKTEFAVPRVVARVNRAENEWLFTEQWGVDVAVSKPRVMAALVEEAVTVGDLVRLMTFRQGEANLVEITLPPSAPYVGQPIHAVPLPRDAALVAILRGKRVLVPSPDDPIEAGDELIFVCTAAVEDDVRAVILGPASVERGNDQG from the coding sequence ATGCGCATCGCCATCGCCGGCGCGGGCAACGTGGGCCGGTCCATCGCCCAGGAGCTGATCGACAACGGGCACCAGGTGATGCTGATCGAGCGGCAACCCAAGATGCTCCGCCCGGACCGGGTGCCGGCGGCCGAGTGGGTGCTCGCCGACGCGTGCGAGCTGGCCAGCCTGGAGGAGGCCAACATCGCCGGCTGCGACGTGGTGGTGGCCGCCACCGGCGACGACAAGGTCAACCTGGTGGTGTCACTGCTGGCCAAGACCGAGTTCGCGGTGCCCCGGGTGGTCGCCCGGGTCAACCGGGCGGAGAACGAGTGGCTGTTCACCGAGCAGTGGGGCGTTGACGTCGCGGTGAGCAAGCCGCGGGTGATGGCCGCCCTGGTCGAGGAGGCCGTCACGGTCGGCGACCTGGTCCGGCTGATGACCTTCCGGCAGGGCGAGGCGAACCTGGTCGAGATCACCCTGCCGCCCAGCGCGCCGTACGTGGGCCAGCCGATCCACGCGGTGCCGCTTCCCCGGGACGCGGCGCTGGTGGCGATCCTGCGCGGCAAGCGGGTGCTGGTGCCCAGCCCGGACGACCCGATCGAGGCCGGCGATGAGTTGATCTTCGTGTGCACGGCGGCCGTGGAGGACGACGTCCGGGCGGTGATCCTCGGTCCGGCCAGCGTGGAGCGCGGCAACGACCAGGGCTGA
- a CDS encoding potassium channel family protein, with amino-acid sequence MHVVIMGCGRVGSTLAHSLESRGHSVAVIDQDADAFRRLGPDFAGITVTGAGFDGEVLRQAGIERADAFAAVSSGDNSNIISARLARETFGVSRVAARIYDQRRAQVYERLGIPTVATVRWTADRMLRHLVPEGNVEIFRDPTSTVSIIEVPVHKDWIGRPLRQLEESTGARVAYLTRFGIGTLPTASSVVQEGDQVFMLVTDDIIGPATSVAAAPPEGGH; translated from the coding sequence GTGCATGTCGTGATCATGGGATGCGGCCGGGTCGGGTCGACCCTCGCCCACAGCCTGGAGTCCCGCGGCCACTCGGTCGCGGTGATCGACCAGGACGCCGACGCGTTCCGCCGCCTCGGACCGGACTTCGCCGGCATCACCGTGACCGGCGCGGGCTTCGACGGCGAGGTGCTGCGCCAGGCCGGCATCGAGCGCGCGGACGCCTTCGCGGCGGTCTCCAGCGGCGACAACTCCAACATCATCTCGGCCCGGCTGGCGCGGGAGACCTTCGGCGTCTCCCGGGTGGCCGCCCGCATCTACGACCAGCGCCGCGCCCAGGTCTACGAGCGGCTCGGCATCCCCACCGTGGCCACGGTCCGGTGGACGGCCGACCGGATGCTGCGGCACCTGGTGCCCGAGGGCAACGTCGAGATCTTCCGGGACCCGACCAGCACCGTGTCGATCATCGAGGTGCCGGTGCACAAGGATTGGATCGGCCGGCCGCTGCGACAGCTCGAGGAGTCCACCGGGGCCCGGGTGGCGTACCTGACCCGGTTCGGGATCGGCACCCTGCCCACCGCCTCCAGTGTGGTGCAGGAGGGTGACCAGGTCTTCATGCTGGTGACCGACGACATCATCGGTCCGGCCACGTCGGTGGCGGCGGCGCCGCCGGAAGGAGGGCACTGA
- a CDS encoding APC family permease, with amino-acid sequence MARPTSLLKRLLVGRPFRSDRLQHTLLPKRIALPVFASDALSSVAYAPDEILLTLSIAGASAYVFSPWIALAVVVVMLTVVASYRQNVHAYPSGGGDYEVATVNLGPRAGLAVASALLVDYVLTVAVSISSGVANLGSVLPFVATHKVLIAVIAVTLLTAMNLRGLRESGTAFAIPTYGFVIVVGGMLLTGLVRIFILGHDLRAPSAGLEIQAEHSVTGFALVFLLLRTFSSGSAALTGVEAISNGVPAFKAPKSRNAATTLLLLGLIAVSMLFGIIWLARLTRLQFVESASQIISGPDGYVQKTVTTQLGEAVFGRGSVLLYVVAGMTALILFLAANTAFNGFPVLGSILAQDRYLPRQLHTRGDRLAFSNGIVFLAVFAAVLIIGFQAEVTRLIQLYIVGVFVSFTLSQAGMIRHWNRHLRRERDPEARRRMVRARAINGFGMVLTGTVLIIVLVTKFLLGAWIAIAAMAVIYLLMLAIRRHYDGVAAELEPTEARGILPARNHAIVLVSKLHQPTLRAIAYARATRPDTLTAVTVNVDEKDTRDLQADWERRELPVPLTVVDSPYREITRPILNYVASVRRESPRDVVTVFIPEYVVGRWWENLLHNQSALRLKGRLLFEPGVMVTSVPWQLASTASKNLDRLDATLSRGPKRGPRVAPRSTLPPAVPPVVSAPAPESGPSTEERE; translated from the coding sequence GTGGCCAGACCCACCTCGCTGCTGAAGCGACTCCTCGTCGGTCGACCGTTCCGGTCCGACCGGCTCCAGCACACCCTGCTGCCGAAACGGATCGCCCTGCCGGTCTTCGCCTCGGACGCGTTGTCCAGCGTCGCGTACGCGCCGGACGAGATCCTGCTGACGCTCTCCATCGCGGGCGCGTCGGCGTACGTCTTCTCGCCGTGGATCGCGCTCGCGGTCGTGGTGGTGATGCTCACCGTGGTGGCGAGCTACCGGCAGAACGTGCACGCCTACCCCTCGGGCGGCGGCGACTACGAGGTGGCGACGGTCAACCTGGGGCCGCGCGCCGGCCTGGCGGTGGCCAGCGCGCTGCTGGTCGACTACGTGCTCACCGTCGCGGTCTCGATCTCCTCCGGGGTGGCCAACCTCGGCTCCGTGCTTCCCTTCGTGGCCACCCACAAGGTGCTCATCGCGGTCATCGCGGTGACCCTGCTCACCGCGATGAACCTGCGCGGCCTGCGTGAGTCCGGCACGGCGTTCGCCATCCCGACCTACGGCTTCGTGATCGTGGTCGGCGGCATGCTGCTCACCGGCCTGGTCCGCATCTTCATCCTCGGTCACGACCTGCGCGCGCCCAGCGCCGGCCTGGAGATCCAGGCCGAGCACAGCGTCACCGGTTTCGCGCTGGTCTTCCTGCTGCTGCGGACCTTCTCCTCGGGCAGCGCCGCGCTCACCGGGGTGGAGGCGATCTCCAACGGGGTGCCGGCGTTCAAGGCGCCGAAGAGTCGCAACGCGGCCACCACGCTGCTGCTGCTCGGCCTGATCGCGGTGAGCATGCTGTTCGGCATCATCTGGCTGGCCCGGCTGACCCGCCTCCAGTTCGTCGAGTCCGCCAGCCAGATCATCTCCGGGCCGGACGGGTACGTGCAGAAGACCGTCACCACCCAGCTCGGCGAGGCCGTGTTCGGCCGCGGGTCGGTGCTGCTCTACGTGGTCGCCGGGATGACCGCGCTGATCCTGTTCCTGGCCGCCAACACCGCCTTCAACGGTTTCCCGGTGCTCGGCTCGATCCTGGCCCAGGACCGCTACCTGCCCCGCCAGCTGCACACCCGGGGCGACCGGCTGGCGTTCTCCAACGGCATCGTGTTCCTCGCCGTCTTCGCGGCTGTGCTGATCATCGGTTTCCAGGCCGAGGTGACCCGGCTCATCCAGCTCTACATCGTCGGCGTGTTCGTCTCGTTCACGCTCTCCCAGGCCGGCATGATCCGGCACTGGAACCGGCACCTGCGCCGCGAGCGGGACCCGGAGGCGCGCCGCCGGATGGTGCGCGCCCGGGCGATCAACGGCTTCGGCATGGTGCTGACCGGCACCGTCCTGATCATCGTGCTGGTCACCAAGTTCCTGCTCGGCGCCTGGATCGCGATCGCCGCGATGGCGGTGATCTATCTGCTGATGCTGGCCATCCGCCGGCACTACGACGGGGTCGCCGCCGAACTGGAGCCGACCGAGGCCCGCGGCATCCTGCCCGCCCGCAACCACGCCATCGTGCTGGTCAGCAAGCTGCACCAGCCGACGCTGCGGGCCATCGCGTACGCCCGGGCCACCCGGCCGGACACGCTGACCGCGGTGACGGTGAACGTCGACGAGAAGGACACCCGGGATCTACAGGCCGACTGGGAGCGGCGCGAGCTGCCCGTGCCGTTGACCGTGGTCGACTCCCCGTACCGGGAGATCACCCGGCCGATCCTGAACTACGTCGCCTCGGTCCGCCGCGAGTCGCCCCGCGACGTGGTCACCGTCTTCATCCCCGAGTACGTGGTGGGCCGCTGGTGGGAGAACCTGTTGCACAATCAGAGCGCGCTGCGGCTGAAGGGGCGGTTGCTCTTCGAGCCGGGCGTGATGGTGACCAGCGTGCCCTGGCAGCTCGCCTCCACGGCCAGCAAGAACCTGGACCGGCTGGACGCCACCCTCAGCCGCGGCCCGAAGCGGGGGCCCCGGGTGGCCCCGCGCAGCACGCTGCCGCCCGCCGTTCCGCCGGTGGTCTCCGCCCCGGCGCCGGAGAGCGGCCCGAGCACGGAGGAGCGCGAGTGA
- a CDS encoding class I SAM-dependent RNA methyltransferase, giving the protein MGGRRGLEEAERVELTVDAVAPGGHCVARVDGQVVFVRHALPGERVVAEVTELHRGFARADAVEILVASPDRVEPPCPYAKPGRCGGCDLQHVAPEAQLDWKTAVVREQLTRLGGLTDGQVDALDVRVAALPGGPLGWRSRVRYAVDGAGRAGLLKHRSHEVVPVDRCRIAHPAIQELPVLAAGGARWPDADAVETVASTGGDVTVTAFAAGSPTPVSGPDPVREVAAGREWRLPASGFWQVHPAAADTLVGAVLDLLDPRPGETAWDLYGGAGLFAAALAGRVGDARVTLVESAGQGVAAARENLADLHPVEVVAARVETALARRRVTGPVDLVVLDPPRSGAGAPVVRHIAAAGPRAVAYVACDPAAFARDVRAFTGLGWRLAALRGFDLFPMTQHVELVGLLLPAA; this is encoded by the coding sequence ATCGGTGGCCGGCGTGGGCTGGAGGAGGCCGAGCGGGTCGAGCTGACCGTGGACGCGGTCGCGCCGGGCGGGCACTGTGTGGCCCGGGTGGACGGCCAGGTGGTCTTCGTCCGGCACGCGCTGCCCGGCGAGCGGGTGGTGGCCGAGGTGACCGAGCTGCACCGGGGCTTCGCCCGAGCCGACGCCGTGGAGATTCTCGTCGCCTCGCCGGACCGGGTCGAGCCACCCTGCCCGTACGCGAAGCCGGGCCGCTGCGGCGGCTGCGACCTCCAGCACGTCGCGCCCGAGGCCCAGCTCGACTGGAAGACCGCCGTGGTGCGCGAGCAGCTCACCCGGCTCGGCGGCCTCACCGACGGGCAGGTCGACGCGCTCGACGTCCGGGTGGCGGCACTGCCCGGCGGGCCGCTCGGCTGGCGCTCCCGGGTCCGCTACGCGGTCGACGGGGCCGGCCGGGCCGGGCTGCTCAAGCACCGCTCGCACGAGGTGGTGCCGGTCGACCGCTGCCGGATCGCCCACCCGGCCATCCAGGAGCTGCCGGTGCTGGCGGCCGGCGGGGCCCGCTGGCCGGACGCCGACGCGGTGGAGACGGTCGCCTCGACCGGCGGAGACGTGACCGTCACGGCGTTCGCCGCGGGGTCGCCCACCCCGGTCAGCGGTCCGGACCCGGTCCGCGAGGTGGCCGCCGGCCGGGAGTGGCGGCTCCCCGCGTCCGGCTTCTGGCAGGTCCACCCGGCCGCGGCGGACACCCTGGTCGGCGCGGTCCTCGACCTGCTCGACCCGCGCCCCGGCGAGACCGCCTGGGACCTGTACGGCGGCGCCGGGCTCTTCGCCGCGGCCCTCGCCGGCCGGGTCGGCGACGCCCGGGTCACCCTGGTCGAGTCCGCCGGGCAGGGGGTGGCCGCGGCCCGGGAGAACCTGGCCGACCTGCACCCCGTGGAGGTGGTCGCCGCCCGGGTGGAGACCGCGCTGGCCCGCCGCCGGGTCACCGGCCCGGTCGACCTGGTGGTCCTCGACCCGCCCCGCTCCGGGGCCGGCGCGCCGGTGGTGCGGCACATCGCCGCCGCCGGCCCGCGCGCGGTGGCGTACGTGGCCTGCGACCCGGCCGCCTTCGCCCGGGACGTACGCGCCTTCACCGGGCTGGGTTGGCGGCTGGCCGCGCTGCGTGGCTTCGACCTGTTCCCGATGACCCAGCACGTCGAGTTGGTCGGCCTCCTGCTGCCCGCCGCCTGA